GATTCGAATTGATACTCTGTCCACGTATTTCCTTGATCGAGAGAATAATAAAATTCTGATTCTGGATCTCCATCTCCTTCTGGATCGAAGGGACAAGCAATCAAAATGTTACCAAAATCACCATACGCATAAAGAGCTGGGAAATCGAGTGTCTTTCGCCATGAATGGCCACCATCAGTAGTTATAAACATCCCCATGTCATCAAAATTCTTGTCTTCACCATTGCTAACGTACcccatcttcatcatgaTACCCGGAGTAGGAACGTTTGAGTCGTCACGCATTGAGATGGTGTGTAGAGAACAGTTTTCCACGTCTTCGATATCACAAGGGTATTTGTTCTTGTTATCTGGATCGaccactttcaaattttgccaagaatAACCCCCATCAAATGATATTTTCGTCTCTGATTGTGGCACTTTCTTATCAGCCAATGTGGATCCATAAAACTCAGCTAGCAAGGTTCCCTTAAGATATTTGAGCTGTACCATATTGGTCCAGCCATTGGCATTATCTGTACTCCATGGCACAGGAGAAAATTTCAGACCCTGTGAGTCCGATACGATCACTTCAGAAGCTCTTTCAGCGCCTGCGGCCATGATAGGCAAGAAGATTCTACCAAaagcatcttcaaagatataAAAAAACTGAGCATCTCTTAATTGTGTGGGCATGTATgccttcttgaaagatttaccaTCAGATGAAACCCAAAGATTTTTGTTCGAATGGGCATTAAACTTATCTTCTAGAGTGAACGCAACAATGTACGAGTTAAGAACGTTGAAGGAACTCACCATGGAGCCTTCGAAATCCTTAAACTCAGAAAAGGAAACACCAAAGTCCTCAGTGTAGGATAATTTCGATTGCGCCGCACTAGTGCCCGCCTGCGTTTGTAAACAAATCACAGACTTGTCAAAGGCGAACTTACAATCCACATCTGCTgtaaactcttcatccacCGATCTAAATTTTTTCCCTCCATCAGCAGAAATATACGAGGACATCACACAGGATTGTTccagttcttcatcttcatcctcgaaCTCCTTATCACAAACAAAACAAGATGCTAGTAAATAATCCTTCTCCTTAGGATGGGTAACAATGTGACAAGGCACCCCATTAAACTCCTTGTCGGGTGGCAACTCTATAGTCATTTCATCCCAGGAGTTACCTGTGTCGTCCGTATAATAGATAGTCCCCAGATCCTCCGTAGATGGGGCAAATGCTCTCGTATGACTATGGAACGGATCAATGCGAGCAATATGGCTTTTAACACCCTTCACAGACTTCCATGTAACACCATTATCACTACTAATAGAGATTTTCTTATTAAGGGATCTTAACAGCGTAGTAGAATCATCAAACGCTTGTAAATTGTAACTATCAGCACCAGAAACTTTATCAACCTTTGGTTGAAACTGCTCACCATAGCAAACTGCCACAAACAGGGCACATACCACTCCAATCAAATGCATGGCCCTTTGTTTCGGATGTTTAAGTGTACTGTAAGTACTGCTTTTTTTTCACCCTACTAATGTAACAACCCGAAACGTTTCACCATGAAACAAAGCCCCATCAGCGATAAAACCATATAAAAGAGCACAAGCACGCCATAACAACAACTATGTATCATGTAGAAATATGTAAGACGCAATGGGCAAAAGAGTGCTACTTTTCAATATCTCTAGTGAATTTCAACTAAAATCCCTTCTAGGCGAAGGAGCTTATGGAGTAGTGTGTTCCGCCGTGCACAAGCCCACAGGCGAACTAGTCGCTATAAAGAAAATCGAGCCCTTCGACAAACCATTATTTGCACTACGTACTTTACGCGAGATCAAACTACTGAAACATTTCCATCATGAAAATATAGTCTCCATATTCGATATCCAAAGACCAGAttcctttgaaaatttcaatgaagtCTATATCATACAAGAATTAATGCAAACAGATTTGCACCGAGTAATCGCTACACAACAACTTACAGACGATCATATCCAATATTTCCTATACCAAACTTTAAGAGCACTAAAAACGCTTCACGGTTCTAACGTGATCCATCGAGATCTAAAGCCTTCCAACTTGTTAATCAACGCTAATTGCGACCTCAAGGTCTGCGATTTCGGTCTAGCACGAATCGCCGAACCAGGAAACGACCTCTCCCAGGATTCGAACCCGCAATGCGGACTTACCGAATACGTTGCCACCCGCTGGTACAGAGCGCCGGAAGTTATGTTAACAGCCGCGCAGTACTCGGCGGCTATGGACGTGTGGTCGTGTGGCTGTATACTAGCCGAGCTATTCTTAAAGAGACCGCTGTTCCCGGGGCGCGATTACCGACACCAACTAACGCTGATTTTTGGCGTATTGGGAACGCCCCGGGGACGCGACCTCCGGGCTGTTCCTTCAAGACGCGCTCGTGAGTACATCGCTACTTTGCCCCGGAGCGAAGGAATCGTCCCCTTGGCGCGCGTTTTCCCTCCGGGGACCAGCCCTGAGGGCATCGATTTATTGCGCAGGATGCTCAGGTTCGATCCTCGTGGGCGGATTACAGCTGAGCAAGCACTTGCACATCCATACTTGCGAACTTATCACGATCCTCGTGATGAGCCCTCAGGCGAGGCTATTTCCCCcggtttcttcacttttgaCCGTCAAAAAGATGTGCTGACCACCAAGGATCTTAAACGTATGTTGTGGGATGAAATCTTTATTTCATCGTAGTAGCGGGCCCGCGCTCGCAAAAGCCCCTGGGCTTCGAAATCCCGCTTGGTGAATTGGAAAACCAACAATTCGATGAGGATCAGCGCGCGTATGTCACGCCAATCTGGATCCCGCGTACAAGTGTATATATAATAAGTCAATCTTTCAGTTGTCTACTTTGTGCATTGAATTGGTCTTTTAGGTCTGGGGTAACTTTGTAAAGATGACTGTGTCGAATCTTCTAAAAGAAAGGGTTAGATATGCGCcttatttgaaaaaagttaAACAAGCTCACGAATTGGTGCCGTTGTTTAAGACCGGACAAAACCTTGGTTGGTCTGGTTTCACTGGTGTAGGTGCTCCAAAAGCTATTCCATCCGCGCTTGTCGAACATGTGGAAAAGAACGGTCTCCAGGGACAACTGCGTTTCAACTTATTTGTCGGGGCGTCTGCGGGGCCCGAAGAGTGCCTATGGGCGGAACACGATATGATCGCCAGAAGAGCTCCTCATCAAGTTGGGAAACCAATCTCGAAGGCCATCAATGCTGGTCAtatcaatttttttgataAGCATTTATCCATGTTTCCTCAGGATTTGACATATGGTTACTATACGCGTGATCGTACTGATAATAAGATTTTGGATTATACCATTATTGAGGCCACAGCGATCAAGGAGGATGGGTCTATTGTGCCTGGTCCTTCCGTTGGTGGATCCCCAGAGTTTTTGTCAGTTTCGGATAAGATCATTATCGAGGTTAATACCGCAACGCCGTCTTTTGAGGGTCTGCACGATATTGATATGCCTGTGAATCCTCCTTATAGACAGCCATACCCATATGTGAAGGTTGACGACAAGTGTGGTGTTGATTCTATCGCAGTGGATCCGGAGAGGGTTATTGCGCTGGTCGAATCGAAAACCAGAGATATTGTTCCTCCAAATACTCCATCTGATGAGATGTCTCGTGCCATCGCGAATCACTTAGTCGAATTCTTCAGAGATGAGGTTAGACATGGTAGATTACCAGAGAACCTGCATCCTTTGCAAAGTGGGATCGGTAACATTGCTAATGCGGTGATCGAAGGTTTGACCGATGCTGATTTCAAACATCTAACTGTGTGGACTGAAGTCTTGCAGGATTCGTTCCTAGATTTGTTCGAAAATGGATCTTTGGACTACGCAACGGCAACTTCTGTAAGATTGACCGAGAAAGGCTTTGATAGGctgttcaagaattgggATCAATTCAAACACAAACTTTGCCTAAGATCACAAGTTGTTTCAAATAACCCAGAGATGATTCGTCGTCTAGGTGTTATCGCTATGAACACTCCAGTGGAAGTAGACATTTACGCACACGCAAACTCGACAAACGTCAATGGGTCCAGAATGTTGAATGGTCTTGGTGGTTCggcagatttcttgagaaacGCCAAGTTGTCCATCATGCACGCTCCATCGGCAAGACCAACAAAGGTGGACCCAACGGGTATCTCCTCCATTGTGCCCATGGCTTCTCACGTCGACCAAACCGAGCACGATCTGGATATCGTGGTTACTGACCAAGGTTTGGCAGACTTGAGAGGTTTGGCACCAAGAGAAAGAGCCCGCGAGATTATCAACAACTGTGCTCATCCAGATTACAGAGATTTGCTCACAGACTACCTGCAAAGATCGGAACATTACGCACAAAAGCATGGTTGTCTACATGAACCTCATATGTTGAAGAATGCTCATAAATTCCATACGAACTTAATCGAAAAGGGTACCATGAAGGTCGATGCTTGGGATCCAGTCGACTAAATACATTTCAAACTTTGATTTAACGTCGTTATGCAATTCATTATTTATACGTCATTAACATTCCATATATTTATAATTGTTAAGaataataaaaaataaTGGTCTCTAGCGGGATCGAACCGCTGATCCCCGCGTTATTAGCACGGTGCCTTAACCAACTGGGCCAAGAGACCTGttatttgttgaaggagTAGGTCTAAACTTAACTCAAAAACAACCAAATTAGCGCGCGTGCCGAAGCTCGGCGGTTATGAGATATGGCACCTTCAAGTTCAGTAATTTCATGCAGAGCTGGAGAGAGACCGATCGTGTATACAATTTGAGTTCGCCTATAACTGTGAGATTACCCCATAACAATTGTTTCAGGCATGAGGTCGAAGATCTGTCTGGAAATTGTTGAATTAGCATTCATATTACAGACCACACTTCACTCACCTATGGTCGGTTTTTGGATTGGCTCTTGATCCAATCTAACAAACGTAGGAGTCGTCAGCAGAGAGCTCTTGAAGCTAGAAAGGAGAAGAACCAATCAGTTGCTACGCCAAATTGAATTACACCTAACTTATCTTGGAAAAAGTGGCATTTCAAAGACAGTGCAGTGAGCTTATCAGTAAAAACTTATGTTCGAGCACCAAATCTTAGTGAGCCAACACTAATTACTTACTAGAAAGCGAAACACTCTACTAGGCAAGATGAGACCTTCTGTTCAGGTATGTTAAGCGCAGTAATGCTAAATCATGACGAACTCATCGTGAAAGACTTATCGACTATCGCACCTTTCTCTATGCTGGATAttatatttcaatgaaCTCGAAAAGTCAAGTTTGAAATGACTAAGGGTTGTGTGAGGTTCTCGAAATGACCTCGTCCTCAAGGCATTTTGATTATCCGTATCAGTTGATTGTAATAGTAAAATAGACTCGATCGCTATCATCTTCTCAACTACAGGTCTACTTGTGCATATTCCACTGTATTTGTTGAACTCAGTTCATTCATTTTAAAGTATTTGATATACCCGCAGCACTCTACTAAATGGCAAGTGCACTGCAATGAATTATTGTttcggcggctaaaatGATATAAGCGATAAAACGTAAGCAGTCGATCAAGCAGAAAGTTTGGTTTCAAAagtggtgatgatgatttgaataTATCTTATGTTTGCCAATCTGCTCCTTTCAAATGAGTTATTCGAATGGTACATTCACTCCTGACTATTTCCTTATCTCCATGGTAAGCTATTGCTCATTGATTTTTGTTAACCAGCAGAGATCTACTATCAATTCAACAAGCGGTTTTTTTTCTTAGGTGGCTATAAGTTCAGCTCGCAAAAGCGCATTAACTACATGAATCGCCTTCATTTCTCTAAGATGTGTTGATTCAATGCGCATACGAACTTGTGCTCAGTTCGTGGCAAAACTCCACATTGCATGGTAGCCGGTTGACGAGTTGACTCCACTAGATCCTGGGTGACTGTTACTCACAAATCTTGTTACTATATCTGATTCACCCTCAGAACCCGGATCAGTAAAAAGCGAGATTTCGATTATTGAATAAATGAATGAATGACAAAATTTAAGCAAACCAAGATGACGAAATATCCTGAAGTTGCTGCATTCGATCTAGATTATACAGTCTGGCCATGTTATTGTGATACGCACATTACACCACCTTTTAAACCGGTCAAGAGCCCTAATGGTGAAGTCCACACATTGATCGACAGTCGAGGCTACGAGATCTCTTTTTACAAGGATGTTCCAAGAATAATCAGTGACTTAAAAGAGCATGGTGCCAAGGTTATTTCTGCGTCAAGAACATGGGCTCCTGAGATTGCCAAGGAAATGCTTCAGGACTTCAAGATAAAATATCAAGGAGAGATCATCCCAATGATTCAATTATTCGACGATTTGGAATGGGGAGAAAGAAGTAAGATCGGGCATTTGAAGGATGGTTTAAAAAAACTCTATGGTCATGATGATTTAAAGAAACATAAGATGTGTCTGTTTGACGATGAAAGTAGAAATAAAGAAGTTGAACGTCATGGTGTCAAATTTGTTTATGTCAGTGACCCAGAGAAGGGCGTGACGTGGAAGCTTTATCAAAGTTATTTGAGTAATTCTGCATAAAACACCGTGAGGTTGATTGATAGACAGACAAAATACGTCGGCGCTACTGTCAGGTATATACCCGTGTGTACGATGTGGCGCTACATCTCAATATATTGCCCAGTAGATCTTAGAAGACTCTAATGATATGCTCGAACTATCAAGCTGAGACTAGTTTAATGATTAGTAAGTGAAGTGTAGCTGAAATTTCCGTACATTCGAAGTTGATGTTATGCAGAATTCCCTATTGTCTATTATCATGTTACTTTTTCCAAAACATCTAACTAAAGAGCCTTGTTGGCGCAATCGGTAGCGCGTGTGACTCTTAATCACAAGGTTAGGGGTTCGAGCCCCCTACCAGGGCTTAATTTTTTACTTCTTAAAACATTATAACAAAGTATCTTGTGTTGCGAGCATGCCTATTACAGCAGTTACGCCTTTCACTAATCTCTACCCAATTATAAGTCTCTACCTACTTATACCACTGTAGTTTTGATGTTTGAATATTTACTTAATTTATTTTATGTTTTGTTTATCATTGACATATATTTCATTTGGTTCGCTTCATTTTAGGctaatgatgaaaaataaacaaaaattgagaCTAAAGAGAAGCTTTGATAAAATTGGATACATTCGAACAGCTGGAATGATGAGTATTCCctcaactttcttgatttgCTGTATAGTCTAATGCTTTAAGATCATCCAAGGAAGCCTCTAATCAATGACAGTAACGCCAACAACTAATACCGAAGACTCAAGGACTCTCTGACTTGAGTAGAAGGAATCAAATCCATACCATGTGATCGGGGAGTCTGTCTGTAGTAGAAACATGttcaaaaaaattaagaCAAGCCATCCTAGTATAGTGGTTAGTACACATCGTTGTGGCCGATGAAACCCAGGTTCGATTCCAGGGGATGGCATTATTTTTGTAACATTTaaccaagaagagtttATTCCAAGCTCAAGTACAAAGAACTAAGCTCGTCAGCTTGTCGTAAGGAAGTCTCCTTCTTGGCGTATaaaatttttgaagc
This DNA window, taken from Torulaspora delbrueckii CBS 1146 chromosome 2, complete genome, encodes the following:
- the FUS3 gene encoding mitogen-activated serine/threonine-protein kinase FUS3 (similar to Saccharomyces cerevisiae FUS3 (YBL016W); ancestral locus Anc_8.162), with the protein product MGKRVLLFNISSEFQLKSLLGEGAYGVVCSAVHKPTGELVAIKKIEPFDKPLFALRTLREIKLLKHFHHENIVSIFDIQRPDSFENFNEVYIIQELMQTDLHRVIATQQLTDDHIQYFLYQTLRALKTLHGSNVIHRDLKPSNLLINANCDLKVCDFGLARIAEPGNDLSQDSNPQCGLTEYVATRWYRAPEVMLTAAQYSAAMDVWSCGCILAELFLKRPLFPGRDYRHQLTLIFGVLGTPRGRDLRAVPSRRAREYIATLPRSEGIVPLARVFPPGTSPEGIDLLRRMLRFDPRGRITAEQALAHPYLRTYHDPRDEPSGEAISPGFFTFDRQKDVLTTKDLKRMLWDEIFISS
- the ACH1 gene encoding acetyl-CoA hydrolase (similar to Saccharomyces cerevisiae ACH1 (YBL015W); ancestral locus Anc_8.161), which translates into the protein MTVSNLLKERVRYAPYLKKVKQAHELVPLFKTGQNLGWSGFTGVGAPKAIPSALVEHVEKNGLQGQLRFNLFVGASAGPEECLWAEHDMIARRAPHQVGKPISKAINAGHINFFDKHLSMFPQDLTYGYYTRDRTDNKILDYTIIEATAIKEDGSIVPGPSVGGSPEFLSVSDKIIIEVNTATPSFEGLHDIDMPVNPPYRQPYPYVKVDDKCGVDSIAVDPERVIALVESKTRDIVPPNTPSDEMSRAIANHLVEFFRDEVRHGRLPENLHPLQSGIGNIANAVIEGLTDADFKHLTVWTEVLQDSFLDLFENGSLDYATATSVRLTEKGFDRLFKNWDQFKHKLCLRSQVVSNNPEMIRRLGVIAMNTPVEVDIYAHANSTNVNGSRMLNGLGGSADFLRNAKLSIMHAPSARPTKVDPTGISSIVPMASHVDQTEHDLDIVVTDQGLADLRGLAPRERAREIINNCAHPDYRDLLTDYLQRSEHYAQKHGCLHEPHMLKNAHKFHTNLIEKGTMKVDAWDPVD
- the TDEL0B04510 gene encoding Mg-dependent acid phosphatase (similar to Saccharomyces cerevisiae YER134C; ancestral locus Anc_8.160a) codes for the protein MTKYPEVAAFDLDYTVWPCYCDTHITPPFKPVKSPNGEVHTLIDSRGYEISFYKDVPRIISDLKEHGAKVISASRTWAPEIAKEMLQDFKIKYQGEIIPMIQLFDDLEWGERSKIGHLKDGLKKLYGHDDLKKHKMCLFDDESRNKEVERHGVKFVYVSDPEKGVTWKLYQSYLSNSA